The Theobroma cacao cultivar B97-61/B2 chromosome 1, Criollo_cocoa_genome_V2, whole genome shotgun sequence genome contains the following window.
TTTCACCTCAAGCGGATGACCAGTCTCGTTTCGAACTCTCTTAACCCTTCTACTAGCCAAAGACTTATGAGTAAACCCATAAATCTGAAGAATCTGATTATCCCCAAAATTGAATGCTCTATCCATCTGCTTCAAGCACCTCTCAACTGGGTAATCCCCGAACTTCCCACAAGGCTTACATCCCACAAAGTGAGTCACCAATGGCCAACGATGATCACCTAAACCTGGATGATAATTCTCAATCATTTCCTCATACCTATCAACCAAAATTCCCCAATAACCATGCAAATAATAAGCACTCTCTAAATAAACCTTATCACCCCACTTCACCCTTTGAGTAGCCAACAAGTAAACCATAGCAGACTGATCATCCGCTTCGAAAACCGGCCGATCCTTAAGTTCCCGAGTCAAAACCTTCCCGGCTTCTTCCCTAATCTTCCCTTTAGGACCCATAGGAGCCCAAGCATCAAGAATATCAAGTGCCCATTGCCCATTCCTCAACAAAAAACTCCCAGTATTTAACCCAATCCAATTCTTTTGATCATAAACCATCTCATTCCAACCGTGCATAACCAAGTTCGAGTCTTTATACCTTTCCCAAGGAACCTCAAATGCCATATCGGTAAACATTGCGTCACTATCCATCCACCAAAGAAACTCCACCTCTGGATGCGAAAGCAAAAGCTTTCGAATCAACGGTAATTTGGCCCAAAACCCTGCCATTTCCGCATCTAAAAGCGCCATGTTATAAAATATCTCGATCCCGTGTAATCTACAGTAATCGATCTTGTTCTTGATCGATTTCAATAAGTAATGATCACC
Protein-coding sequences here:
- the LOC18613536 gene encoding xyloglucan 6-xylosyltransferase 2 is translated as MIDKCLGAQRSRKIQRALRHCKVTILCLVLTLVVLRGTIGAGKFGTPEQDFIEIRDHFYSRKRAEPHRVLEEVQTTSSNNHAATATDTDTDAGTNNYNEFDINKILVDEESDDSKLDRNRPYSLGPKISDWDKQRSEWLKENPDYPNFIGPNKPRVLLVTGSSPKPCENPVGDHYLLKSIKNKIDYCRLHGIEIFYNMALLDAEMAGFWAKLPLIRKLLLSHPEVEFLWWMDSDAMFTDMAFEVPWERYKDSNLVMHGWNEMVYDQKNWIGLNTGSFLLRNGQWALDILDAWAPMGPKGKIREEAGKVLTRELKDRPVFEADDQSAMVYLLATQRVKWGDKVYLESAYYLHGYWGILVDRYEEMIENYHPGLGDHRWPLVTHFVGCKPCGKFGDYPVERCLKQMDRAFNFGDNQILQIYGFTHKSLASRRVKRVRNETGHPLEVKDELGLLHPAFKAVKVSSS